The following proteins are encoded in a genomic region of Thalassophryne amazonica chromosome 5, fThaAma1.1, whole genome shotgun sequence:
- the ctu1 gene encoding cytoplasmic tRNA 2-thiolation protein 1, which produces MPVLCSGCVERRAVLKRPKTGHSLCKECFFWAFEEEVHQTIAAAKLFSPGETVGIAASGGKDSTVLAHVMKLLNERYSYGLQLSLLSVDEGITGYRDDSLETVKRNQQQYELPLKIVSYEELYGWTMDAIVKQVGLKNNCTFCGVFRRQALDRGAIMLKVDKICTGHNADDVAETVLMNILRGDIARLRRCTAISTYSEGDGVVPRCKPLKYAYEKEIVLYAYFKKLDYFSTECIYSPNAYRGHARTFLKDLESIRPSSIIDIIHSGENLSVREGVKMPVQGTCTRCGYISSQALCKACVLLDGLNRGLPKLGISKHHRLHDKLVSQQPLTENEERKLKPVDF; this is translated from the exons ATGCCTGTCCTGTGCAGTGGCTGTGTGGAGAGACGTGCTGTGTTGAAGCGCCCGAAGACGGGCCACTCGCTGTGTAAAGAGTGCTTCTTCTGGGCCTTTGAGGAGGAGGTCCATCAGACCATCGCGGCAGCAAAGCTCTTCAGTCCCGGTGAAACTGTCGGAATCGCTGCTTCAGGTGGAAAGGACTCCACGGTGCTGGCTCACGTAATGAAGCTCCTGAATGAGAGGTACAGCTATGGCCTTCAGCTTTCACTGTTGTCTGTGGATGAGGGCATCACTGGTTACAGAGACGACTCTTTGGAGACAGTGAAGAGGAACCAGCAGCAGTATGAGCTGCCACTGAAGATTGTGTCTTATGAGGAGCTGTACGGCTGGACCATGGACGCCATAGTGAAGCAGGTGGGCCTGAAAAACAACTGCACTTTCTGTGGAGTGTTCAGAAGACAGGCACTGGACAGAGGAGCCATCATGCTGAAAGTGGACAAGATATGTACAG gTCACAATGCTGACGACGTGGCTGAAACCGTTCTGATGAACATCTTACGCGGTGACATCGCTCGTCTGCGCCGCTGCACTGCCATCTCCACATACAGCGAGGGTGATGGTGTAGTGCCGCGCTGCAAGCCACTCAAATATGCATATGAAAAAGAAATAGTTCTTTATGCGTATTTTAAAAAGTTGGACTACTTTTCTACTGAATGCATCTATTCTCCAAACGCCTATCGCGGCCATGCAAGAACCTTCTTAAAGGACCTGGAGAGCATTCGGCCCAGCTCCATCATAGACATTATACACTCTGGGGAGAACCTGTCTGTGCGGGAGGGGGTGAAGATGCCTGTGCAGGGGACCTGCACCAGGTGCGGCTACATATCCAGCCAGGCGCTCTGTAAGGCCTGCGTGCTGCTGGATGGGCTGAACCGAGGCCTGCCCAAGCTGGGTATCAGCAAACACCACCGTCTCCATGACAAACTGGTGTCCCAGCAGCCTCTCACTGAGAACGAGGAGAGGAAGCTGAAACCTGTGGACTTCTGA